The DNA sequence gattttttgtaaaaaaattaagcCTACTAATCGGACAGTCCGATTAGTGTAGaaggaaaaaatttaaattttgacgaAGGTAATCGGATCCttcaatttgtgtttaaaaacttaaaaaaatttggctctgatttgtgtactccaaatttttttaagtttttcccTCCTGATTTGTGTACCCAAAAATCAAACGATCCAATTTTTACTCCTAACACTAAAGTTGCGTAAAACATCTATACACTCTACATTCTCCCTTCTATATCTAAACTAAAAAGTGGAACCTTAAACACACAAGCGTAAATTGGGTAAAGTCAAACGCGTCAAAAGAGAATTGGCCATCCACACGATAAAGCCAAACGCCAGTCGCCAAGTACGACGGCGTTTAAGAAGCAATAAAGCACGAGTTAGTCCTCACCTCTTTCTCTGTTTCGTGCTTTACTTGGCGTTGCAGTGGCAgaggcagaaaaaaaaaaaaaaaacagagaaaaggagaaaacttccaagaaaatgGTGAAGCTCGCGGGAGCGTGGAAGAATGTGGTCTACACATTACGAAAGCCTTCTCTGCCAAACCATGGCGTTGTAGCTTCCTCGTGTTTCTGCACGCTCGCTGCTAAGCGGGTGGGAACTCACAGTGGAACCTTTCACTGCGACGAAGCACTCGCTTGCTTCATGCTTCGCCTTACCCAACACTTCTCCAATGCTCATATTCTAAGAACTAGAAACCCAAACGTAACTAACCTCCTCACATTTCCTTTTTCtgctctttttgtttttttggtgCTACAAAAaagaaatctttttattttttgctttgaCAGGTTTTGGAAACACTTGATGCAGTAGTCGATGTTGGAGGCGTGTATGACCCTAAACGACACCGTTACGATCACCATCAAAGAGGCTTCGATGAAGTGTTGGGTCATGGCTTTGCCACTAAGCTAAGCAGCGCTGGCCTTGTCTACAAGGTGTTTGTCTCATTGTCTCacttattattcatattttatatttgtatccAAGTTAATACAATATATATGGTACTGAATTCATGTAGCATTATGGGTTGGAGATAATTGCAAAGGTGCTTCAGCTTGATGAAGGACACCCTCATGTACATCAGTTATATAAAGCTGTATACAGAAACTTTGTAGAGGTAACTAATTTTTCAGCGCATCTGTGGTTAAGTATATAATTTTCTCCAATTTTTTAGTGGATATGTGGTTAAATATAGGCAGTTGATGCTGTGGATAATGGAGTGAATCAATATGACATGGAAGAACCTCCAAAATATGTAATTAATACTAGCTTGTCCTCTAGAATAAAACGATTGAATTTAGATTGGATGGATTCTGATCAGTCACCTGAGAGAGAAAATGAGGCCTTTCATCGTGCAATGTCCCTGGCCGGTGATGAATTTTTGGATGTAAGTGAGACTTATTTGGAAGGTCCATGTCGATTTTGTACATTATGCTTGTACTGCGTCTCACATACCTCTCTCTGTTCTGGTCTGAAAAGgattaatttaattctttttcacACTACAGAATGTGAACTATTATGCAAAATCATGGTTACCGGCGCGGTCGATTGTTATGGAGTGTCTTGCAGCAAGAGAAACTATTGATTCTAGTGGAGAAATCATAAAGCTGACTCGACCTTGTCCCGTAAGCATACAAGGCATATTTATGGATTGGCACAAATTTTTAGTACTTTCTCTTAGGATAATGGGAACTTTTTACTTATCATATTTGATTCTTGATAATATTCATTTTAACTACCTGAAACCTTTTCTCCCTTGTTCCACAGTGGAAATTTCACATACATGAGCTTGAGAAGGAAATGGAAATTAGTCCTTCCATCAAATATGTTCTTTATCCGGTATGTATGTTTAACTGATTTAGTCAATGGCTGTTTAAGATTGATTGTACGCAAACTATCATATAGGAAGCAAatccttcttctcatcatttaTTTAATGATTTTGTCCCTCTATTAAGAAAATTTTACATTGGAGACCTTTTTTACCTGTAGGATGATAGAAGCAAGAAGTGGAGACTGCAGGCAGTGGTAATTTCACCTGCTAGATTTGAGAGCAGAAAACCATTACCATCCCCTTGGAGGGGTTTGGAGAATGACAAGCTTTCTGAGGTTGCTGGCATCCCAGGTTGTGCATTTGTTCACATGAGTGGTTTTATCGGAGGAAATCAAACTTATGACGGTGCTCTAGCCATGGCTAGAGCATCCTTAAAGGCTTAGGTAGTTCCTCTTTGATAAGATATACAAAGGAACAAAAAGCAATAGAACCAAGTGTTTTAATTGAAGCAGTATGGTACATCATACAGAGAGGTTCAGAACCCTTAGTGTATGCATATCACTACATCTCAAAATGTAATCAAGGGAACCAGTCTTGACACATTTTCTTGTCAGTTCTAAAACACTATTTTTCCGAACTAGTTCAATGGTGACATTTCATTTCATTTGTTCTATAGGTATTTATCCATTTATGGGCACTCTCGTTATGGTCAAAACGTGGCCTAGGCTTCACTCATCTGAAACTGTAGGAAGACCCTCTTTAAACCATGCGTAAAGGCCTCCTTCTAGATGGAACACATTGGTAAAACCATTAAGGACCAGCACGTAAGCTGCTATCAGAGACCTATGAAAGAATTAAATGTAACTATTATAGCAGCAGATTAGTGGTTTGAAGTTTACAATAATTTGTGAAAATCAAGCATAAATGTTGGAAATTAAACTAAGTTTATCAATTACCAATAACCAAGTTGAAGAATTTAAGTTGCATTAGAACTCCTAGAGATTGCTAGAATGATCATGAATGACAAGATTATTTACTCAGCTTGATAACTAATGGTGAAGGATGAAAATTTCATGAAAGAATGGACAAGAGTTGATTATGTTGCAAGAAGATTATAGGAAATTATAGAAGTTTGACAAGTCAAAATTgatcaaattataaaaagataatcaAATTTTATGACTAGAGTTTATCAAAATTATGTAAGCATATTTATCTAGTAGTAAGAAGTTGACTTGCTTATCAAGTAGCAAAGTAAGTTGGATTTTTACATGCTTCTTCACCTCCATTATAACTTGCTCTTAGTTAtcaagaattaaaaatttattagcaATCTATGCCTATATAAAGAATAGTATGTATATTGTTTTTCTCTAAGCGAAGTTCATAATTTAATATGATCTTAGAGTGAGAGtcttcactttctctctcttgaGAGAGTTAATAGAGAGTAGAAATATATCTTATTGTGTATAGTGGTATTTTTTTTCCTAgtatattattatgttattgtttagaaaaaattatatagAGGTTATGCTGTATTAAATGAGTGAGTAATCCTGAACAAATCAATTGTGGGTATTATACTTACAAGAGTATGCTAACGAAACATTCATGTGACTTACTCTAGTCTTACATGCACGCAATGCAAGCTATTAATTAACTACATAAATTCTTGTGCATTTCAGCCCCCGAATTATTAATTTGGAGTTTAGGGCTATGTTAAAATTCTGGATGGATTTCAATTTCTTAGTATCAATCAtttatattattactaataaaatAGTATTATTACTACCCTCTATACTCTGAAATGAATATATGAAGATGGAGAAAAGTTAGTACCTTGATTGTTGACCTTCTGGCAGATTTTGTGTTGGCTTCATTGTACCCCCTGATGAACAAGCTACTATTATCTTTgcatttttatctaattttgatTCAACGGCTGCCATCAGCATAAACCAAATATTTCTTTAGATTCAGGAAACATGAAATGCATGAATTCAAGAAATGCATCATGTAGTGTATATCTCTTACTCTTTATGAACTCAGGGTTCTCTTCTGTACcagaaaaaataccaaaaaatgcAAATGCAGCACGCCTAGCAATGTCCCATGCAGTCCACTCTTTTATAAGCCTATATATTTGCACATTAATGGCATCTGGAGGATGAGCCTGCACAAATTCTCAAACCCATTGGTTTTTTATTTCCATCACATTAGTGGAAATGAGAAGAATTGTGCACATGAAATTAGATAAATGTGTGGGTAGGCACATTGTTCACTAACCTCTTTGAACTCTGCTTCAGGCCTTACATCAAGAATCACAAACTTATTCTCTTTCTGAAGGCGCAGAGCTTCCTTTACATCAACACTTCTTACCTGCAATTTCCATATTATCATACCATGCAACTCATTTACTCTGAATTTGATGATAAAAGTTGCATTTTACATTCCCTTATGTTTAACACTAATTATTAGGAAAAATGCATTAGACTTCTTTTTTAGATTGATGTGATATGATTATGAAATAAATTTTGCCTACCATTTTTAACTTTACAGCAGTGCTCTTAGTTAGATAAACATTTGATATCATACTTTATCCTATGATCTCTCTTGTAAGGTCATAGTTCTTTGAATATATTATAACTTGGGATCTAAATAAGGCATGGAATCTATGATGAAGCATAGAATACCATGACGATTATGTTCAAATAACACTTTATTCTGATAAGGAGAATGAGATATACCTTCTTTTCCAACAGAACTTCTCTCTTAACCTTCCAGTCTTCTTCAGCTAATATCACCAAGAAAAGTTGAAATAAAAAACTGGTTAATGCTCCTCAAATTGCTACCACAAACACAAGTGGAATTCAGTGACAGTAACACACAGAAAACTAATATTAATACCTGGTGATTTTGCTGGTTTTGTAGCTGCACAATGAATTGTTAACCCCCTTGCAATGTTCATCTGATTTAATCTCTGACCTGTTGTGTATCTGTGTGATTTCACACTCACCAACCATGAACTATGATCACGGGTTCCTTCAAAAGAAGGTACCAAAGGTTGTAGAGCAACCGATGTAAAAGCAGCCATCGTTTCAACTTTCACGCTTAATAAATAACAGAGAAACAAACCTGCagataattctatatatatatatattttttttcagtgTGAGTTCAAATAAAAAATGATCTAGTTGATGGTCACTAGCTAGTTGAAGTTACTTGGAATATGAAGTGGCATATGCTTGAGTGTTATATGTAACGAGAACTTTAGAAGCTTGTCGTTGTAAGACATAAATATCTGAGTATTCTGGATATTGAAGACTCAGAATCTGAATTTGTGGCTGATGTTTTAGGACCCATTTATTTGGATAGGTTAATGTTTCCTTGTCATAATCCTTTTTGGCTTCTTTTCtcttatacatacatatatttttatcaacaataatgacttaattaaatttagtattgtccgtaattcaatcaattatcctattttaggtagcgtttggaagAGAGACAGAAACTGAGTAACTGAAAGTGAAAGATAAAGATGGAGAGATTAAGATTGAAATAAGCTTTAATATTATGTTTAGTATAATGTGGGAGAGTAGAgattgaaataaaaatgaaattctaGTTTAATTTGCTTAAAgaataaagttaaaattaattaattaattaaaatagaaatattttaaatacaaaatgttattaaaatttctatatctatttttacaaattttagtcTCATGTGTTCCTACTTTTTAGAgatattaaaatactaaaatttagaagacaaaaactaaaattttaataccaatttttaaacaaacaaatataaTACTAGATATCAGTTTCTCAATCTCTCTCTCAATGCCTTAAAACAAAGACTACTTGACCCTTGCAATCCATCAAATTATTTTGAAACCTCGTGTTATGGTCTTACAGTCCAAGAGAAGATGatactaaaagtaaaattattgaAACCAATTTCTCATAATTATTTAATGTTTCTTGTTGAGCCAATTAATCATATATCTTCCTCTTAATATATATACATGAGGCACAAGTGGACTTGATGCTTCAGTtgtaaatatcaatctaatctaAGTTACAAAATGGATGTCATTTTGTCCTCACATATAAAACTATATATATGTTAAATTGCATAATTAACCCAAAAATGAGACTTTGTGTGTACGCTAAGATTGTAAAGAATCCTAACTGGTACCAAGTGTTATACCAGATCCAATGGTATAGGTTACATCATTTTCTTGTATTGCCAGATAACTAGCCAAATCATAAGTGTAGATTTTACATAATCTGTctattttttgaagaaaaatgcaTCACAAGATTTTCTTCCAGATTGGATCCctttatattcaaattataaaagcTAAGTAATTAGTGCTCAAATGATTTTGAACAAATTATTTGTTGTATTTTATTTCAATACATAAAACTGGAAGTTAATCCGTTTTTCTCAGCAGATAAGATtgaataatgaaataaaatgaaaattagttaaccaataaattaaagcATTTACAAGTTTAGACAGCGATTAGTGAGTTACAAGTTTACTAAAATTTAGTTGTggccaataaatttttataaaatactatttatataccaaaatcagtcaataatatatttatgtataaatatatgtataatttaatttatttttaatgtatatttatattttaacatatattttatattagtgactgattttaatatatacgtaacatgattaaaatttttaaaccaaTGTATACTTAATAACTTCATTTTCACTCTTTATACTTGATAAAttaatagacaaaaaaaaaacttgattaaTTAGTtcttttagatatatttaaaaaaaagactaAGATTGATAAATAGTAACTAAATTAAATctctatattaaattatattttaatgttaTGTTTAGTttgagataaataattaaatatagaaattaaagactatatttaaaatttgaaaaattaaataatattttgtttaaaaaaaatatattattaaaattttaatttttatttctaaaaattttaatcctacatatttttactttttaaaaatattaaatagactaaaattttagttttaatatctAATCCCTAAACACAATATTCAATCTTAAGTTTTTAATTCTACTCCCAATCTCAGAAAAACAAAGACAACCTTATTTTTTCTTATGTTAACTACACATCTATTGACGATGTAGCATGATTATTCAACTTTTTTGAAAGAAGGTTATAATTTgctcaataattttaaaattaaaagaaataaaatatacaatGCATGCCAGCCAAACCGCTGTGATACAAGATATGTTAATCATTAAATGCTTTTCCGAAGttactaaataaatttattatttataaaaatatataatttatagaataattttttttttaaatatctgaatattgagagataaaaatctttaaaaatataatttgatgaCTCAATATTTGAAATAAGATACCacctctaaaataaataaatcgaTTACACTCGAAATATGTATAAACGACACATTTGTTTATAAATCGAATAATCAGTACTCAGAACACATGCATTTACGTATACGTATCTAGGTGTTTCAGTacctgaaatatgtatttatacacaactaAGTGACTTAGTATCCGGAATACGTTTATTTATATCTAGGTGACTCGATACCTTAGATATACTGTCAAAATACAATATATTAAGAGATTATTAGCTCATCATACTACACCAATTCTACTggtttgtatttttctctctttattcTTCATACACATGGCTAGTAATCAATTTtttgggttaagtacgattttggtccctaagataTAGGTTGAAAGTTTTTTGTcctcaaccttttttttttatacaaaataatccctaaggtttaaaaccaagttttaaaatccttctttttatttaaatcttaaaattttggaccaaattacccataacaaaaaaaattataaaataaaaaaaataagagaaggaGAGTGTTTCTACTCCTGCCAAGgcggaaggggaagaagaagttGTCCATGATCCACCTCTACCTCCGCTTCCGTtgctaaaaatttaaaactaagttaaaccttagggacgattttaaaatcaagttaaacCTTACGGACAATTTTGTATGCAAGAAAAGGTTGGGAACGAAAAAGATTTTCGACCTATACCTTAGGGacaaaaatcgtacttaacctcaGTTTTTTTTATGATAGTTTATCCGAATGGGATAATTAATTAGAAGCGGCAACGTGGTGATATTTGAGTGCGATTCACTTGTGATGTTGCGTATTTGCCGTCTTGATTCGTTGGACGCCTTAAAGAATCTCATTTTGACTAATATGGAGCACTAAGTTCTAAGGAGGTTGGAAGAGTTGCGTACAGATTTTTATCAACGCTCCCGAGTGGACGGTTTCGAAATAGGATATTTTGGGTCGAAGTCGATTAGCATGTGACAGCCATGTTCAACGTACATGCGAGCATAATACCTTAGCATGTGATGGAGTAGTACACTACGATTCGTGACATAGATGGTGGGTATGGGTCGTCGTCCTTGAACCCGCATACACTCTAGTAGTGACAAAACCAATCCATTTTGCCGAACCAATTGGTCATGTCAAGGAAGACTTAAGTGATTATGATTCAGAGTACATTGCCGCATCCGGATCATCTAACGAGAGTCTAACTTCTGACTACATCGTATCCAGGGGGCAGAAGAATGGAAACTGATGGTAACTTTATGACATCACAACGGTATGCACCCGGTAATGTCTATCACATCACGCTGAGCAACACTGCACAGCAAATTGTAGTTGTGCGACAGAAATACAAAATCTGACAACAATCATCTGTAGCTATCAAAGTCCTCCAAGAGCGACAACCATCTAAGGAGGACAAGACTGGTGATGCGCAAAAACttgcctctcaacaaatttcctttcggcaagtgcaccgaattgtcgtcaagtaaaaactcactgtagagtgaggtcgaatcccatagggattggtagattgagcaatgttaattggagagttatactagttgagcgaaatcaggATTGAATTgggaattgcagaaagtaaaaattggcggaaaacttaaattgcaagaaattaaatgacagaaaattaaattgctggaaataaagaacagggacttaaattgcaagaaattaaaagggaatggggatttaacatgaaattgaagaagcagaatgtaaatagaatgggtagatcagcgatgggggaatcattgggtttaggagatgtataattctccggatcaaattcattttcatctcttccgcaatcaatgcattcattgatctccttggcaatcttaattgattggattccaattccttggctcaccaatctctctaagcatgaacaattgcccaattccttgatttaagtactcatgaaaagagatgaagtttggtcactgattataccacacaaattcatagatcaaagtgttggtaggattacatgtcactatatccatccaaaccccaatctaatccaatgtgagaaagcatttctagcatgatctcatcattcctcttccaaggtttcgaggagatccaattatgaatagcttctttcccaagataactatccaattggatgaagaacgaaagctttctagcaaaatcaagagaaaagaaagaagaagatgaatgaaaattactattgatccattgaattacacagagctccctaacccaatgaaatgagtttagttgttcatagcccTCAAAATGGAAATTAGAATGAAGAGATACattgcaaaagaaaaatcaatagAAAGTAAATTGTGCAGTAGAAAGTGAAAGTCCGAAAAAATGTCCAAAAGCcccctctaacttaaattctaagctatttatacactctcttccattgatcttcaatctctgaattgaGCTTttggtcttgatggaattgggttgaaaatggCTTTAATTGGTTTCTcttgctgttgagaagagatTGGTTTGAATTGCCGAGTCTGATGCTTCACGTTGAAGTCAGCGTTtgatggccaacgttgactcaaacgctcTTCAGAAAAACTAGAAAActttgctgtcattggcgtttgactcaacattggagggccaacgttccgctacccacgcgtacgcgtgcttcatgCGTGCGCGTAGATGCAAAGATTTCATTTTGCAGTTTCAAAACACTGCAGGGGACGTTGGCCTcagcgttggacctccaacgttccctCTAACGTTGGCATTTTCACACGTGCGCgtaatccacgcgtatgcgtgaaggCTGTTGTTTTGctaattcacgcgtgcgcgtacaccaCGCTTACGCGTGAGTTGCTTTTTTtctatccacacgtacgcgtcaatgCAAATTTTTCATTTCCAAATTCTGGGCTTTGGCATCGTGGACGTTGGAGGCTAgcatttgaggcaacgttggactcCAACGTTCGTTTAGTGACatgtacgcatgacccacgcgtgcgcatgattcacgcttgcgcgtggataAAGAAATTTTGctctttcacgcgtacgcgtcatagatgcgtacgcgtcgattgaaaATCATTCAGCTCCAGAATTGGTCATTTTATCACAatgttgggggtaacgttggatgtCCAACGCTCCCTCCAACGTGAGCATCAGCAACTTATGCAGAGAATTGTTCTGCTTCTCTTCCAACGTTTAAGGCAAACGTTGGCCACCGACGtttgcttcttcttcatcttttctcggctccttcttcaaccttcttccatgctttccttcacctatcatcaaccaatatatgcatcaaagccttgctaaagtcatgagaattctcatcattcttagcatacaagtaattataacataattctcataaaattgcatcaaattaatcaTAGTTGAATGATTCTAGGCATACATAAATTTCCAATccaattgcttacttatagctccagaaagtgcataaaacctattaaaaacaaagaaaaaggatagtaaaactagcctaagatgccctggcatcaactgGCTGACTTGTCCATAAATTAATATCCTCTTATCAACATAAGCAAGTAACATCTGCCATACTTGCGAAGAGTATCTATTAGGTGCTTCAAATGTTCATAgtatgaagagttcaagtattatttaaaaattattagtttatatttttagaatgttcaatttaagtttgatttattttgattttatttatttagttactaaattGGGTTTTATGTTATTggcttaagttttttattttaacctaataagaggttataaatacctcataaatTATGGTAGTCATCATTCATTGATTAGAGGTGTGAAACTTTccttttggtttcgtgatgaaaccatgatgtggacaagtgaggttgagtgagtccctctcttgttgcattGGGGAATTGGATAGAAGGTTTATGAGtcccttgataaaccactattttatggtttatcttatgct is a window from the Arachis hypogaea cultivar Tifrunner chromosome 17, arahy.Tifrunner.gnm2.J5K5, whole genome shotgun sequence genome containing:
- the LOC112766058 gene encoding uncharacterized protein, whose protein sequence is MVKLAGAWKNVVYTLRKPSLPNHGVVASSCFCTLAAKRVGTHSGTFHCDEALACFMLRLTQHFSNAHILRTRNPNVLETLDAVVDVGGVYDPKRHRYDHHQRGFDEVLGHGFATKLSSAGLVYKHYGLEIIAKVLQLDEGHPHVHQLYKAVYRNFVEAVDAVDNGVNQYDMEEPPKYVINTSLSSRIKRLNLDWMDSDQSPERENEAFHRAMSLAGDEFLDNVNYYAKSWLPARSIVMECLAARETIDSSGEIIKLTRPCPWKFHIHELEKEMEISPSIKYVLYPDDRSKKWRLQAVVISPARFESRKPLPSPWRGLENDKLSEVAGIPGCAFVHMSGFIGGNQTYDGALAMARASLKA
- the LOC112766059 gene encoding rhodanese-like domain-containing protein 14, chloroplastic; the encoded protein is MAAFTSVALQPLVPSFEGTRDHSSWLVSVKSHRYTTGQRLNQMNIARGLTIHCAATKPAKSPAEEDWKVKREVLLEKKVRSVDVKEALRLQKENKFVILDVRPEAEFKEAHPPDAINVQIYRLIKEWTAWDIARRAAFAFFGIFSGTEENPEFIKTVESKLDKNAKIIVACSSGGTMKPTQNLPEGQQSRSLIAAYVLVLNGFTNVFHLEGGLYAWFKEGLPTVSDE